One window of Candidatus Neomarinimicrobiota bacterium genomic DNA carries:
- a CDS encoding LptF/LptG family permease, which yields MKVLDKFVLKSFLQLFILVILTFIFIFIIVDLIEKIDIYIKNQLTVKMVLFYYTYQLPFFISIALPMSLLIATVFSISFMKKNNELSAIKSAGISMYRVSLPILILGLMFTIFSFLFEDHVVIPANRKRIEIERNELKRSKYRKKNILTDLSFQDSENCNIFIKWYNVEACYGKEISIQYFEENRLLKRIDSKLLHWDNERQNWRIKNYVYRELDSEGQPIVAKTGTDSLIKLSIKPADVKYMTLDPEGMKINELRRFIKKIKSSGNDTTRWEVNLHYKYAFPLTCFLVILIGIPISVYRPRKDIAFGAGFSLLAIFIYYGLVKFGQSLGYHKVLSPFLSVWIANLIYLFAGGYMFYKIRQ from the coding sequence ATGAAAGTTCTGGACAAATTTGTACTAAAATCTTTTCTCCAACTATTTATTTTGGTCATATTGACATTTATATTCATATTTATAATTGTCGATTTAATTGAAAAAATTGACATATATATTAAGAACCAGTTAACTGTGAAAATGGTATTATTTTACTATACTTATCAGTTACCATTTTTCATCAGCATAGCATTACCAATGTCGCTATTAATTGCAACAGTATTCTCAATAAGTTTCATGAAGAAAAATAATGAACTGTCAGCTATAAAATCAGCCGGAATCAGTATGTACAGAGTCTCTCTACCAATACTAATTCTTGGGTTGATGTTCACAATTTTTTCCTTTTTATTTGAGGACCACGTAGTAATCCCCGCCAATAGAAAAAGAATTGAAATTGAAAGAAATGAATTAAAACGTTCAAAATATAGAAAAAAAAATATACTGACTGATCTATCCTTCCAGGACTCTGAAAATTGCAATATATTTATAAAATGGTACAACGTCGAAGCATGTTACGGGAAAGAAATCTCAATCCAGTATTTTGAAGAAAATAGACTTTTAAAAAGAATTGACTCAAAATTACTTCACTGGGACAACGAAAGGCAAAATTGGCGAATAAAGAATTATGTATATCGGGAGCTCGACTCTGAGGGTCAACCTATAGTAGCAAAGACAGGAACCGATAGCCTGATAAAACTAAGTATAAAGCCAGCAGATGTAAAATATATGACATTAGACCCTGAAGGGATGAAAATCAATGAACTCAGAAGGTTTATAAAAAAGATAAAATCAAGTGGTAATGACACAACTAGGTGGGAAGTTAACCTCCATTATAAATACGCATTCCCACTGACATGCTTCCTAGTTATACTCATCGGGATCCCAATATCAGTTTATAGACCAAGGAAAGACATTGCCTTTGGCGCCGGATTTAGCCTGCTTGCAATTTTTATATACTACGGATTAGTAAAATTCGGGCAATCCCTTGGCTATCACAAGGTACTATCCCCTTTTTTATCTGTCTGGATCGCTAATCTGATTTACTTATTTGCAGGGGGTTATATGTTTTACAAAATAAGACAATAA
- a CDS encoding Na+/H+ antiporter NhaC family protein, which yields MIKNLFKLILVTMSLSSAISPRWSDEFHINFPKIVLRNIPFKVEFEVPDQYIHESLVYRVEKNIDTVLVKNKFFSVENLIFSKTGKNILEITAKDFYKRYSIRVIPGFIAIVLPLVAILFALLVREMIVALFTGIFIGVTIIYDYNVFKGFLYTLSEYLVETVTNQEHATIILFTLLFGGMIGVISKNGGMNGIAMSVSKYANSRRKAQLATLLLGLFIFFDDYSNTLIVGNTMRPFTDKMKISREKLAYIVDSTAAPVACLAFISTWSVFQMSLLEIPFEIYGINRSPYIVFLKSIPFNLYCLFAIYVVFLLIISKRDFGPMYDAEVRAYKENKLLRDDAQPLMDDSKFYANKIKRKEGKWIDGAIPILVVIIATVISLYFTGLSNLNGKLKNIINIIGSSDAYSSLLWASTVGGITAIILSLFRKLLTLRVAIEGWLLGLRSMLLGVIILVLAWTIGRVCLDLKTADYIINITKNIMKPWLLPFVTFTSAALVSFSTGTSWGTMSILVPLISPLALRYTDGNPDSIIFLSSFAAILSGATFGDHCSPISDTTILSSVASSSDHIDHVRTQLPYAITVAIFSGILGYTLLGLGLNYFIIIFIISMILILAVFLIGKEIDN from the coding sequence ATGATTAAAAATTTATTTAAACTAATTCTTGTCACAATGTCATTATCATCAGCTATCAGTCCAAGATGGAGTGATGAGTTTCATATAAATTTCCCAAAAATCGTGTTGAGGAATATCCCATTTAAAGTTGAATTTGAAGTTCCAGATCAATATATACATGAAAGTTTGGTTTATAGAGTTGAGAAGAATATTGATACAGTATTAGTAAAAAATAAATTTTTTAGTGTAGAAAATTTGATTTTTTCTAAGACTGGAAAGAATATACTTGAAATAACAGCAAAGGATTTCTATAAGAGATATTCTATTCGCGTTATCCCTGGGTTTATAGCCATTGTCCTTCCGCTGGTTGCGATATTGTTTGCACTTTTGGTAAGGGAGATGATTGTAGCACTATTTACAGGCATTTTTATCGGTGTGACAATCATTTATGATTACAATGTTTTTAAAGGATTCCTGTACACTTTGAGTGAATATTTAGTAGAAACGGTGACGAATCAGGAACATGCGACAATAATATTGTTTACGCTCTTATTTGGTGGGATGATTGGCGTTATTTCTAAAAATGGTGGTATGAATGGCATTGCTATGTCTGTATCTAAATATGCAAATAGTCGTCGTAAAGCTCAGTTAGCAACGCTATTGTTAGGACTATTTATATTTTTTGATGATTACTCGAATACACTGATTGTAGGCAATACAATGAGACCTTTTACTGATAAAATGAAAATCTCAAGGGAGAAACTTGCATATATCGTAGATTCTACTGCTGCACCAGTTGCATGTTTAGCGTTTATTAGCACATGGTCGGTTTTCCAGATGAGTCTTCTTGAAATACCTTTTGAAATTTATGGTATTAACAGAAGTCCTTATATAGTTTTTCTAAAATCAATTCCATTTAATTTGTATTGTTTGTTTGCTATATATGTTGTATTTCTGTTGATCATTTCAAAAAGGGACTTTGGTCCGATGTATGATGCGGAGGTAAGAGCTTATAAAGAGAATAAATTGTTAAGGGATGATGCCCAACCTTTGATGGATGACTCAAAATTTTATGCTAATAAAATAAAGAGAAAAGAAGGCAAATGGATTGATGGTGCGATACCTATTCTCGTGGTTATAATTGCAACTGTTATAAGTTTATATTTTACAGGGCTTTCGAATCTGAATGGTAAGTTAAAGAATATCATTAATATAATTGGAAGTTCAGATGCTTATTCGAGCCTGTTATGGGCATCGACTGTTGGTGGTATAACGGCGATAATTTTATCTCTTTTTAGAAAACTTTTAACATTGAGGGTGGCTATTGAAGGATGGTTATTGGGCTTGCGATCTATGTTGCTAGGAGTTATAATACTCGTATTAGCATGGACAATAGGACGGGTTTGTCTTGACCTAAAAACAGCTGATTATATAATAAATATAACAAAAAATATTATGAAACCCTGGCTCTTACCTTTTGTTACCTTTACTTCGGCTGCACTTGTGAGTTTTTCCACTGGCACTTCTTGGGGAACAATGTCGATTCTTGTCCCCCTTATATCACCATTAGCTCTTAGATACACAGATGGTAATCCGGATTCTATAATTTTCCTTTCCAGTTTCGCAGCTATATTATCAGGTGCTACATTTGGAGATCATTGCTCGCCCATTTCTGATACGACAATTTTATCCTCAGTGGCTTCGAGTTCAGACCATATTGATCATGTTAGAACTCAATTACCATATGCGATAACAGTTGCCATTTTTTCTGGTATTCTGGGTTATACTCTATTGGGTTTAGGATTGAATTATTTCATAATAATTTTTATTATATCAATGATACTGATTTTAGCTGTTTTTTTAATTGGTAAAGAAATAGATAATTAG
- a CDS encoding DUF1887 family protein translates to MPLLEVCIVNDSPVANYIGNLLKKPDAVVWIKMPGQKNKISNLESVLSTQIKAEFETREVQPGDIHDFIKVCEQIIKDYPQYDIILNASGGDRIQAILAYDIFMNAGKEVILVDTDHSRIVDLKSKEVKSFHAALTVNEYAALYGVKVLSGTRFDPEIGKRSSLTYFLGNNIEKIVLFIDKVRAEWNELGEEKPSRQWKLNDRFIKFTINYDAEKKAMKFRYGQQDNVKTCEIGGNAYSYIFNGGWLRELVFLRVHRSQYDDIRLDVKLDRSSHSLSPKAEAIIDIAMLRGCKFYIFQCFSYPITRESFIALRSIIHTINLFNAQGYIFVSHQPNRSFIENARDNGLHVISGKYIANFNI, encoded by the coding sequence ATGCCTTTGTTAGAAGTTTGTATTGTAAATGATAGTCCAGTAGCGAATTATATAGGAAACCTATTAAAAAAACCTGATGCGGTGGTCTGGATTAAGATGCCGGGGCAAAAAAATAAGATATCTAATTTGGAGAGTGTTCTAAGCACTCAGATAAAAGCAGAATTTGAGACCCGAGAGGTTCAGCCAGGAGATATCCATGATTTTATAAAAGTATGCGAGCAGATTATAAAGGACTACCCACAGTACGATATAATATTGAATGCTTCCGGTGGTGACAGGATTCAGGCGATACTTGCCTACGATATTTTTATGAATGCAGGGAAAGAAGTTATATTGGTAGATACGGATCATTCCAGAATAGTTGATTTGAAATCCAAGGAAGTTAAATCTTTTCATGCAGCACTTACTGTGAATGAATATGCTGCACTATACGGTGTGAAAGTTTTATCAGGTACACGCTTTGATCCAGAGATTGGGAAGAGAAGTAGTTTGACATATTTTTTGGGAAATAATATAGAGAAGATTGTTCTTTTCATAGATAAGGTAAGAGCAGAGTGGAATGAACTGGGAGAAGAAAAACCTTCCAGACAGTGGAAACTGAATGATCGTTTCATAAAATTTACTATTAATTATGATGCTGAAAAAAAGGCGATGAAATTTAGGTATGGTCAGCAAGACAACGTTAAAACCTGTGAGATAGGAGGAAATGCCTATTCATATATTTTCAATGGTGGATGGTTGAGGGAGCTGGTTTTTCTCAGAGTGCATAGGTCTCAATATGATGATATAAGACTTGATGTTAAGCTTGACAGAAGCTCTCACTCACTTAGTCCAAAGGCAGAAGCAATTATTGATATCGCAATGCTAAGAGGGTGTAAATTTTATATATTTCAATGTTTTTCCTATCCTATAACAAGGGAATCTTTTATAGCCTTGAGATCTATTATTCATACAATAAATTTATTTAATGCTCAAGGTTATATATTCGTATCACATCAGCCAAATAGAAGTTTTATAGAAAATGCACGTGACAATGGTCTTCACGTAATTTCGGGAAAGTACATTGCAAACTTTAATATTTAA